The sequence TCATGTTGCTTAGGTATGCATACTGCAGGTGTACATCATGGGAAATACAGATCtctatataaatctatatacCGGTGTGTGCCATATTCTTTTGTATTACATGCTAGTTTCCTAACAATTTCTTTAATATGAGTGCTgagtaaattttaatttaaaatagcTTCCAGTAACTTTCCAGCTTATTTTGAATGTAATTACTCCATTGTCAGTGGGGATAGCGGGACATATTTTAGTCTCAGCTACGAGGGTAATACCTCCGGAAGCGTCACCTCTACTGCGTGCCGTACCGGGCGCATGCGTGGTACAAATCGGGCACGTGGCGCGGATTAGATAACGAATCAGCTAACGAGAATCGGCTACTAAATACAAGGGCCACTGCAAAGGTAAATCACAATTTAGATGTATTAGAATGaacataaatgttttattaaacatatcTTTCAAAGTAGTCAATATTAAAGCAATATCTCggctaaataaaacaatatctcTGACTAGATGAATCTGTTTTTTTCGAAAGCAAAATTGTATTTACTCATCACATGCAGTCCGGGTTGGGCTAGTTATGAAGCTAATCCTGAGATGAGAAGGGAcggaaatatatttttattgttttattgttgttttatttaatgtaactTTATGTAATATTTTCAGCTTCTTAAAAGCAGCATTGAATGAACGCGTACGGTAGTGTGTCTAAACGGACTCCTATTGTAAGTATCACACTATATGTGCAGTTAAAAGTTATCATTGTGGGGTGTAAAGAGTAAGAAGACAGTCATTCAGTTAATAAACACATGTATCGTGCACAAATGTGGTTTATTCATTTGGTAGCATTTTTCCAACCCTGAGATATGATTGATTGTACAGGTACATCAAGTAGTTCACTGGGAACCAAATCCTTGAGTATTTGTGTTTAGGTAAATACATATTGGGGAGCTTCAACAAAAAGCACTTATAtgaattttttcttcttctccaggTCTGAAGATGCTTGGTGTCCGATCTTTTGCCTATTTTACACCGTGGAGCATGCTGAGAATCACTCTACAAGCAAGCCAAAATCCATGCCCTTATGACTATTCTATACCAAGGTTGTATagctgctacacactacatacaaacAGGTGTCAAAATAGGAAACATGCACATTTCCATCGTCCTTGTGAGAGAGTACTTGTGTTGCAGTCATTTGAGCACCAGCGAGCTACATTTTTTCAGGACAATAGCCAAAGCCCTCCAAAGTCTAGTTTCTCAGCCAGGATAAAGCTTAGAACCCGACTGGCCATGACATTGCTTGTTGGAGGTGCTATAATTGGCACCTGGTTGTATGTGCATGAGGAAAAGCAGCAGAAGCTGCAGATGCAGCGGATAGAGCAGTTGAGGAAAGTGGCCATAGGTCAGGGAGACTTCTGCTTGCTGGACCACACTGGTCAGCGACGGACCAAAAAGGACTTCCTGGGGCAATGGGTGCTTTTATATTTCGGCTTCACACACTGCCCTGATATCTGCCCTGATGAGCTGGAAAAGATGAGCAGTGTGGTAAAGCTGCTAGATGAGTCAAACCTGCCCACTATGCAGCCATTGTTTATAACCGTTGATCCTGAAAGGGATGATGTGGCTGCTATGGCTAAGTACATCAGAGATTTTCATCCACGGCTGATCGGATTGACTGGGACACCTGAAGAGGTAAAGGAAGCCGGAAGGGCTTACCGGGTTTACGCGAGTGCTGGACCCAAGGACGAAGACGGAGACTATATTGTGGACCACACCATCCTTATATACCTCATTAGTCCAGATGGCCTTTTCCTGGACTATTACAACCGAATGAAAAATGCCACGCAGATTGCTGAAAGCATCCGTCAACACATGAAGAATTATATGAAGTTATTCCCTGTCTGACCGTATTTCTAGTACAGGGAGATTTCATAACATAttgcaaaatgatttttttttaaaattgatattaaaataatgtaagTTTGTTTGTGGCTTTAATTGAGGTTCTATAAGATCTCAAAAAGGTTTATCcaaatgatccaaaacaaaatgaataaaaaataaactgtttattttggAAAATGATGCATGTTGTTTATTACCTCAAAAGATAAGACAAACAATTAAAATTCATAAACAGTATAAATTGTAATAGTCAATGGTTTAAGCACCAGGTGCACTTTAAATCAAGAAAAATATAGTAATATTCAAGAGCCATTAGACTGTGAAACAAATGACATTACAATAGTACAAACATGCATAATGAAGAACATCTCATACACAAAGAGCTATATTCTCCAAAGCTTCACTTAAGCCTGACTTTAGGACCAAATGACAAAAGCACCAAATGGAATAGCTTGTCTGTTCCAAATGATGAACTGTCCTTTTGCAGTGTTATTCTAATCTTACGCAGGCAGTGAGCCAGGATAAATACTGTGAAAGGTTAGGGAAGTTCATGCTCAAGATGGGCGCTGTAGGTTTTGAGGCGTTCATGTGCCCGCTGTTTGGTCAGTAACGTCAGGTGAATGGTATCTATGCTCTCATCAAGTCCAGGTCTCTTATCAATCTCAACTGTGTAGTCATTGGCCTAAAGAGGGGAGACACACAATATCCCAAACTCAAGATCAGTTCATAATTGTACAAGAAACTGAATCTGGGCTGCTTCTTTGCATTTGTGGGCATGACACACCTGGGAGTTTTGTTCCGAAAAGAGGACTGGGCATTAACATTGTTACTTACAGTGGACCCAAACACTAGGCCTTAAATTCTTCTAGTTCTTGCTTGCTGCTGAACACAGGTGTTCATATACCTAGTTTGCCAGGATATTCAATCGTTTTTTTTAGATCGGTGGAAGAAAGAAATGTCTCATCAAGCTTgttagtcatttaaaaaaatctaaaacattAATTTACTACACAAATagataacattttttaaaattctaactAAAATTCTGTTGTCACTTGTCCTTCTTTGTTATCAGACAAATGAGGCCCCAAAACAATCAAACCTCTCATTCGATTTTGAAGCTTTAAGATTAGCAGTGTGTAGGTCTCACTATAATAAACTTTTCACGTTCTAAACAGGAATCAACTTATCTAATgaccatagtgtgtgtgtgtgtgtgcatatttacTAACCAGCTGAAGAGAAGCCAGCATGTATCTACAGGCCTCTGTGTTTTCCATGCCCTTGACAAGCGATGCAAACGATCGCCTCATCCCAACAGCACCAAGTGCATGGACAATCTGGTCCCCATAATCATGAATGTCAAAAACCCCATGGTCTTCCTAGACAACGGAGAGCACCACAGAATAAATCAGCtaaatacactgaacaaaattataaacacaacacttttgtttttgcccccatttttcattgagctgaactcaaagatctaagactttttctatgtacacaaaaggcctatttctctcaaatattgttcacaaatctgtctaaatctgtgttagtgagcacttctcctttgccgagataattcatctacctcacaggtgtggcagatcaagatgctgattagacagcatgattacacaataaaaggccactctaaaatgtgcagttttactgtATTGGGGGGCCCGGGGGATGTCCGAAAtactagtcagtatctggtgtgaccaccatttgcctcacacaGTGCAACACAGCTCCTTTgcatagagttgatcaggttgttgattgtggcctgtggaatgttggcccactcctcttcaatggctgtgaGAAattgctggatattggcaggaactggaacacgctgtCAGCTATAcgccgatccagagcatcccaaacatgctcaatgggtgacatgtccggCGAGTATGCTGGCTATGCAAGAACTGGGAggttttcagcttccaggaattgtgtacagatccttgcaacatggggccgtgcattatcatgctgcaacatgaggtgatggtcgtggatgaatggcacaacaatgggcctcaggatctcgtcacggtagctctgtgcattcaaaatgccatcaataaaatgcacccGTGTTCGCtgtccataacatacgcctgcccataccataaccccaccgccaccatgggccacttgatccacaacgttgacatcagcaaaccgctcacccacacgacgccatacacgctgtctgccatctgccctgtacagtgaaaaccgggattcatccatgaagagaacacctctccaaagtgccagacaCCATCGAATGTGAGCATTTTCCCACTCAAGTTGGTTACGAGGACGAACTGCATTCTGGTCAAGACCCCGATGAGGATgacgagcatgcagatgagcttccctgaggtggtttctgacagtttgtgcagaaattctttggttatgcaaaccgattgtgttgttgcagcagctgtccaggtggctggtctcagacgatcttggaggtgaagatgctggatgtggaggtcctgggctggtgtggttacacgtggtctgcggttgtgaggccggttggatgtacggccaaattctctgaaacgcctttggagacggcttatggtagagaaatgaacattcaattcacgggcaacagctctggtggacattcctgcagtcatcatgccaatgtttttgtgt comes from Hemibagrus wyckioides isolate EC202008001 linkage group LG14, SWU_Hwy_1.0, whole genome shotgun sequence and encodes:
- the LOC131364825 gene encoding protein SCO2 homolog, mitochondrial is translated as MLGVRSFAYFTPWSMLRITLQASQNPCPYDYSIPRLYSCYTLHTNRCQNRKHAHFHRPCERVLVLQSFEHQRATFFQDNSQSPPKSSFSARIKLRTRLAMTLLVGGAIIGTWLYVHEEKQQKLQMQRIEQLRKVAIGQGDFCLLDHTGQRRTKKDFLGQWVLLYFGFTHCPDICPDELEKMSSVVKLLDESNLPTMQPLFITVDPERDDVAAMAKYIRDFHPRLIGLTGTPEEVKEAGRAYRVYASAGPKDEDGDYIVDHTILIYLISPDGLFLDYYNRMKNATQIAESIRQHMKNYMKLFPV